TCGTCGAGACCGTAGAGGCCATCGACATCGCTGATGTCGTCGAGGCCGCCGAGCAGGTCGTCGTGGAGACCGAGGCCGCCGCTGAGGCCGCCGACGAGGTCGACGAAGACGCCGAGACCGGCCCCACCTTCAGTGACCTCGGTCTGCCCGAGGGCATCGTCCGCAAGCTCGCCCAGAACGGCGTGACCGCCCCCTTCCCGATCCAGGCCGCGACCATCCCGGACGCCCTGGCCGGCAAGGACATCCTCGGCCGTGGCCGCACCGGCTCCGGCAAGACCCTCTCCTTCGGTCTGCCCCTCCTGGCCACGCTGGCCGGCGGCCGCACCGAGAAGAAGAAGCCCCGCGGCATCATCCTCACGCCGACGCGTGAGCTCGCGATGCAGGTCGCGGACGCGCTCCAGCCGTACGGCGACGTGCTCGGCCTGAAGATGAAGGTCGTCTGCGGCGGTACGTCCATGGGCAACCAGATCTACGCGCTCGAGCGCGGCGTCGACGTCCTCGTCGCCACCCCGGGCCGTCTGCGCGACATCATCAGCCGCGGCGCCTGCTCGCTCGAGGACACCCAGATCGCGGTGCTCGACGAGGCCGACCAGATGTCCGACCTGGGCTTCCTGCCCGAGGTCACCGAGCTGCTCGACCAGGTCCCGTCCGGCGGCCAGCGCATGCTCTTCTCGGCCACGATGGAGAACGAGATCTCCACGCTGGTCAAGCGCTACCTGACCAACCCGGTCACGCACGAGGTCGACAGCGCCCAGGGCAACGTCACGACCATGACGCACCACATCCTGATCGTGAAGCCCCGCGACAAGGCGCCCGTCACGGCCGCCATCGCCTCGCGCAAGGGCCGCACGATCATCTTCGTCCGCACCCAGCTGGGCGCCGACCGCATCGCCGAGCAGCTCTGCGAGTCCGGTGTGAAGGCCGACGCGCTGCACGGCGGCATGACGCAGGGCGCTCGTACGCGCGTTCTTGAGGACTTCAAGAAGGGCTACGTCAACGCGCTCGTCGCGACCGACGTCGCCGCCCGAGGCATCCACGTCGACGGCATCGACCTGGTCCTGAACGTGGACCCGGCCGGCGACCACAAGGACTACCTGCACCGCTCCGGCCGTACCGCTCGCGCGGGCCGCTCCGGCACGGTCGTCTCGCTCTCCCTGCCGCACCAGCGCCGCC
This Streptomyces sp. NBC_01283 DNA region includes the following protein-coding sequences:
- a CDS encoding DEAD/DEAH box helicase, yielding MSISHSDHAVLPENETTDELTVEAVAEVVETVEAIDIADVVEAAEQVVVETEAAAEAADEVDEDAETGPTFSDLGLPEGIVRKLAQNGVTAPFPIQAATIPDALAGKDILGRGRTGSGKTLSFGLPLLATLAGGRTEKKKPRGIILTPTRELAMQVADALQPYGDVLGLKMKVVCGGTSMGNQIYALERGVDVLVATPGRLRDIISRGACSLEDTQIAVLDEADQMSDLGFLPEVTELLDQVPSGGQRMLFSATMENEISTLVKRYLTNPVTHEVDSAQGNVTTMTHHILIVKPRDKAPVTAAIASRKGRTIIFVRTQLGADRIAEQLCESGVKADALHGGMTQGARTRVLEDFKKGYVNALVATDVAARGIHVDGIDLVLNVDPAGDHKDYLHRSGRTARAGRSGTVVSLSLPHQRRQIFRLMEDAGVDATRHIINGGGTFDPEVAEITGARSMTEVQADSAGNAATQAEREVKDLTKELERATRRATELREEASRLTARAARERGDDPETAVAEATAAAEAVVEAAVSVPEQQPAAPAREERSSYSRPQRDDRGNYERERRDDRGGRSFERRDDNRGGGSGFRGGDRREGGGGFNRDRNDRGGSGFRRDDRGGSAPRGGDRREGGGGFNRDRNDRGGSGFRRDDRPSGGDRGGFRGGDRREGGGGFNRDRNERGGSGFRPSGGDRREGGGGFNRDRNDRGGSGFRRDDRPSGGHRGSDRPFNRDRRDDRPSSGSGGFRSGGHDRPSYNRNSGTSGTGTGTGSFGRRDDKPRWKRNG